The following proteins come from a genomic window of Kitasatospora sp. NBC_01246:
- a CDS encoding M24 family metallopeptidase — protein sequence MAVEPSGAQEVRRVEGLVSAQEKAIALFAEAEARELVAPGVGEREASDRIRDLANEMFGATRHWHKRIIRSGPNTLAPYRDNPPDRVIGADDVAFADFGPVFEEYEADFGRTYVFGGDPHKRRLLADLPRIFDAGRAFFAADPEITGRQLHAEVERLAAEAGWEVGIWHAGHLVGEFPHEVNDGAKADSYITPENETPLRRTDRSGRVCHWILELHLVDWERGFGGFYEQLLDLA from the coding sequence ATGGCAGTCGAACCGTCCGGCGCGCAGGAGGTCCGTCGCGTCGAGGGCCTGGTGTCGGCGCAGGAGAAGGCGATCGCCCTGTTCGCCGAGGCCGAGGCGCGCGAACTGGTGGCGCCCGGGGTGGGCGAGCGCGAGGCGAGCGACCGGATCCGGGATCTCGCCAACGAGATGTTCGGCGCCACCCGGCACTGGCACAAGCGGATCATCCGCTCCGGCCCGAACACCCTGGCCCCGTACCGGGACAACCCGCCGGACCGGGTCATCGGCGCCGACGACGTGGCCTTCGCCGACTTCGGCCCCGTCTTCGAGGAGTACGAGGCGGACTTCGGCCGCACCTACGTCTTCGGCGGCGATCCGCACAAGCGGCGGCTGCTCGCCGACCTGCCGCGGATCTTCGACGCCGGCCGCGCGTTCTTCGCGGCCGACCCGGAGATCACCGGGCGGCAGCTGCACGCCGAGGTCGAGCGGCTGGCCGCCGAAGCGGGCTGGGAGGTCGGCATCTGGCACGCCGGCCACCTCGTGGGCGAGTTCCCGCACGAGGTGAACGACGGGGCCAAGGCCGACTCCTACATCACCCCCGAGAACGAGACCCCGCTGCGCCGCACCGACCGGTCGGGGCGGGTCTGCCACTGGATCCTGGAGCTGCACCTCGTCGATTGGGAGCGCGGCTTCGGCGGCTTCTACGAGCAGTTGCTCGACCTGGCCTGA
- a CDS encoding CapA family protein: MRRVAAAVALLLGLIPVAACGPDDPAPAKAAPAGDAAKPTAAGTAGAAASASPSASASAPRPDGSITVAFAGDVHFEGRTEARLAVKAPEQALGPIATTLSDADLAVLNLETAITDRGAPEPKTYTFRTSPRALTALKDSGVDVVSMANNHAVDFGADGLTDTLAAKDSAPIPVVGVGRNAKEAYAPYVTTVRGVKVAVLAASQVEDLTNQKWRAGATKPGIASALDAAALVKAVEEAKKQAPVVLVYLHWGDEGKACPTGAQSAIAKKLATAGATAVVGTHAHTMLGSGMLGSTYIGYGFGNFLWYGTSDYANSNETGVTTLTLTAAGKVTGEVFTPATVDGQGVPVPQTGAAATAALKRRDGLRGCTGLAPVAGATR; encoded by the coding sequence ATGCGCCGAGTCGCGGCCGCCGTCGCACTGCTGCTCGGGCTGATACCCGTGGCCGCCTGCGGGCCGGACGACCCGGCGCCGGCCAAGGCCGCGCCGGCGGGCGACGCGGCGAAGCCCACGGCGGCCGGGACGGCGGGCGCCGCGGCGTCCGCCTCGCCGTCCGCGAGCGCCTCGGCGCCCCGTCCGGACGGTTCGATCACGGTGGCGTTCGCCGGGGACGTCCACTTCGAGGGCCGCACCGAGGCCCGGCTCGCGGTGAAGGCGCCCGAGCAGGCGCTCGGCCCGATCGCCACGACCCTCTCCGACGCGGACCTCGCCGTCCTCAACCTGGAGACCGCGATCACCGACCGGGGTGCCCCCGAGCCGAAGACGTACACTTTCCGCACCTCGCCCAGGGCGCTCACCGCCCTCAAGGACTCCGGCGTCGACGTCGTCTCGATGGCCAACAACCACGCCGTGGACTTCGGCGCGGACGGGCTCACCGACACGCTCGCCGCCAAGGACTCCGCGCCGATCCCGGTCGTCGGCGTCGGCCGCAACGCCAAGGAGGCGTACGCCCCGTACGTCACCACCGTGCGCGGGGTGAAGGTCGCGGTGCTCGCGGCCAGCCAGGTCGAGGACCTGACGAACCAGAAGTGGCGCGCCGGCGCCACCAAGCCGGGCATCGCCTCGGCGCTGGACGCCGCCGCGCTGGTCAAGGCGGTGGAGGAGGCGAAGAAGCAGGCGCCCGTCGTGCTCGTGTACCTGCACTGGGGCGACGAGGGCAAGGCCTGTCCGACCGGCGCCCAGAGCGCCATCGCCAAGAAGCTCGCCACCGCCGGGGCCACCGCGGTGGTCGGCACCCACGCCCACACCATGCTGGGCTCGGGCATGCTCGGCTCCACCTACATCGGCTACGGCTTCGGCAACTTCCTCTGGTACGGCACCTCCGACTACGCCAACTCCAACGAGACCGGCGTGACGACGCTGACCCTGACCGCGGCCGGCAAGGTCACCGGCGAGGTGTTCACGCCCGCCACCGTCGACGGCCAGGGCGTGCCCGTCCCGCAGACCGGCGCCGCCGCGACGGCCGCGCTCAAGCGCCGCGACGGCCTGCGGGGCTGCACCGGGCTGGCCCCGGTGGCGGGCGCGACGCGCTGA